CATGGTGAAACTATTTACTATAGTCTGAGCTAAGTCCCTCACATCAATCATATCATATCCTCCGGTGGTGATCATTGGAACTTTTCCTTTCGCTAGATTCCGAATAGTCTGACCTAGAAGTGAGGGCTGATGGTCTGGAGGACCTATAACTGCTGTAGGTCTCAGGATCACAGCATCAAGTTGATCATTCGATACAGACTCGAGTATGGCCTTTTCCGCTATTGACTTACTTGCTTCATAACTCAAGTTCTTTTTGTTTCTAGTAGGCAATGTTTCGAAAGAGGAAGTGTGGTTAGAATTGTAATCCGATACTTCGGACGAACTAATATGAATAAGGCGGATGTTTTTGACTTTGAGACACGCATTGATCACTGATAATGTTCCACCTACATTGATCTGATAAAGCATATCTGGAGCTTTATCGTCTATGGAGATCATGGCTGCGCTATGGACAAGTATTTGAGTATTTTGTATCAAATGATTCAAAATGGTCGGGTCATTGA
The sequence above is drawn from the Reichenbachiella sp. genome and encodes:
- a CDS encoding NAD-dependent epimerase/dehydratase family protein gives rise to the protein MNCTVAVTGGTGHIGTALINLLLMKEYTVRALYHTSKTTIQHKNLIWIQGDINDPTILNHLIQNTQILVHSAAMISIDDKAPDMLYQINVGGTLSVINACLKVKNIRLIHISSSEVSDYNSNHTSSFETLPTRNKKNLSYEASKSIAEKAILESVSNDQLDAVILRPTAVIGPPDHQPSLLGQTIRNLAKGKVPMITTGGYDMIDVRDLAQTIVNSFTMAKKGQIYLLSGSYCSIKQLAQLANPRKNLIAISTKFLLVLFPLVKAYLNMSKSNLPLTRKSLITLRHSSKEMNSEKARKELNHNCRSIETTISDLLIWFKQNNTVND